The Skermanella pratensis genome has a window encoding:
- a CDS encoding DUF2946 family protein, producing the protein MAGSRRQAGGQDPGRASGFWVALGAAYLLALQMLLSGMAISAAAASPERIYGDSLCTGGAASHSDGGQDGGPHLPSCCLTGCAMFGGGTAPPTGGVAVAAPVPARGAALAVSAAAPVLLPLDQTPRRTRAPPTAG; encoded by the coding sequence ATGGCGGGATCGCGGCGACAGGCTGGGGGACAGGACCCGGGACGGGCTTCGGGTTTCTGGGTGGCGCTGGGCGCGGCATATCTGCTCGCCCTCCAGATGCTGCTGTCCGGCATGGCGATCAGTGCCGCGGCGGCCTCGCCGGAGCGGATCTACGGCGACTCGCTGTGTACGGGGGGTGCCGCTTCCCATTCCGATGGTGGGCAGGATGGCGGGCCGCATCTGCCGAGCTGCTGCCTGACCGGCTGCGCGATGTTCGGCGGTGGAACGGCGCCGCCGACGGGGGGTGTGGCGGTCGCCGCTCCGGTCCCGGCGCGCGGGGCCGCCCTGGCGGTTTCGGCGGCGGCTCCCGTCCTGCTTCCGCTCGACCAGACCCCACGCAGGACCCGGGCGCCGCCGACGGCGGGCTGA
- a CDS encoding copper chaperone PCu(A)C has protein sequence MSKSFRAAALAAAVLFSFAGPSAIPAFAHGTKAGPLEIDHPWSRATPGGARVAGGYLAIANTGSEADRLVSATAEIAGRTEIHEMAMKDSIMTMRHLPDGIAVPAGGKVEFKPGSYHLMFMDLKRP, from the coding sequence ATGTCCAAGTCTTTCCGCGCCGCCGCGCTGGCGGCCGCCGTCCTGTTTTCATTCGCCGGCCCTTCCGCGATCCCGGCCTTCGCCCACGGCACCAAGGCGGGTCCCCTGGAGATCGACCATCCCTGGTCGCGCGCCACGCCCGGCGGCGCCCGGGTGGCCGGCGGCTATCTCGCCATCGCCAACACCGGGTCCGAGGCCGACCGACTGGTTTCCGCCACCGCGGAGATCGCCGGCCGGACGGAAATCCACGAGATGGCGATGAAGGACAGCATCATGACCATGCGCCACCTGCCCGACGGCATCGCCGTGCCGGCCGGGGGCAAGGTCGAGTTCAAGCCCGGGAGCTATCACCTGATGTTCATGGACCTGAAGCGGCCCTGA
- a CDS encoding MerR family transcriptional regulator, whose translation MLSMIDPPNGSTNARTFSISELAEEFRVTPRTIRFYEDQGLLAPTRDGLNRIYSHRDRARLTLICRGKRLGFSLAEIKDFLDLYDTDDRQIEQMRFALGRGRERIRSLETQLEDVKQTLHELRALERQILDHLDAAGVEPDRKPKK comes from the coding sequence ATGCTCAGCATGATCGATCCGCCGAACGGCTCCACCAACGCCCGGACCTTCTCGATCAGCGAGCTGGCGGAGGAGTTCCGGGTGACGCCGCGGACGATCCGGTTCTATGAGGACCAGGGGCTGCTGGCGCCGACGCGGGACGGGCTGAACAGGATCTACAGCCATCGCGACCGGGCGCGGCTGACGCTGATCTGCCGGGGCAAGCGGCTGGGCTTCAGCCTGGCGGAGATCAAGGACTTCCTGGACCTGTACGACACGGACGACAGGCAGATCGAGCAGATGCGCTTTGCGCTGGGCCGCGGGCGGGAGCGGATCCGGTCGCTGGAGACCCAGCTGGAAGACGTCAAGCAGACGCTGCACGAGCTGCGCGCGCTGGAGCGCCAGATCCTGGACCATCTGGACGCCGCCGGCGTCGAGCCGGACAGGAAGCCTAAGAAGTAG
- a CDS encoding DUF4142 domain-containing protein has product MHRARPATIGSTIRGIALLASVAQAALAGAAQAQTALQAAEPHAEEVNYLLSATSTSAGQVAIGTLAAEHARDERVRDLARRILAHHSETGEELAGLAGSNRVEPVREIDPVTQRSIDWLRNLDGAAFDAVYVGIQEPALYTAGWIYRREARHGTDPAVRNAAAGEVDANEAFREQAGRLAEELRGGLPDGLAPEDRMFLVYAMNVELSQVRLGEMAAEKAVTEPVRAFARRMVEEHGRSGEQFRQAAGANGVAPLETVGPVQRRTRDRLEGLSGPAFDREYIMSQVIHHYEWFYRYEHASIHGRDPAVRELAAKGTKSGKAHHDSVLAIVSDWGDGEIGAAAGHGDGEARQ; this is encoded by the coding sequence ATGCACCGAGCCAGACCAGCAACGATCGGGTCCACGATCCGCGGAATCGCCCTCCTCGCATCGGTCGCCCAGGCGGCCTTGGCCGGCGCGGCCCAGGCGCAGACTGCCCTGCAGGCCGCGGAGCCCCATGCGGAGGAAGTGAACTATCTTCTTTCGGCGACGTCCACCAGCGCCGGCCAGGTCGCGATCGGCACGCTCGCCGCGGAACATGCCCGGGACGAGCGGGTGCGCGACCTTGCCCGCCGGATCCTCGCCCATCATTCGGAGACCGGGGAAGAGCTGGCCGGCCTTGCCGGAAGCAACAGGGTCGAACCCGTGCGGGAGATCGATCCGGTCACGCAACGGTCGATCGACTGGCTTCGGAACCTGGACGGCGCCGCTTTCGACGCCGTGTATGTGGGCATTCAGGAACCGGCCCTCTATACCGCGGGCTGGATCTACCGGAGGGAGGCGCGGCACGGCACCGATCCCGCGGTGCGGAACGCGGCCGCCGGGGAGGTCGATGCCAACGAGGCTTTTAGGGAGCAGGCCGGGCGGCTCGCCGAGGAACTGAGGGGCGGCCTGCCGGATGGGTTGGCGCCGGAGGACCGGATGTTCCTGGTCTATGCCATGAACGTCGAACTGTCGCAGGTGCGCCTGGGCGAAATGGCGGCGGAGAAAGCCGTGACGGAACCGGTCCGCGCGTTCGCGCGCCGCATGGTCGAGGAACATGGCCGCTCGGGCGAGCAGTTCCGGCAGGCCGCCGGTGCCAACGGCGTAGCGCCGCTGGAGACGGTCGGGCCGGTCCAGCGGCGGACTCGCGATCGGCTGGAGGGGCTGTCCGGCCCGGCGTTCGACCGGGAATACATCATGTCCCAGGTGATTCATCATTACGAATGGTTCTATCGCTACGAGCATGCGTCGATCCACGGACGCGATCCCGCGGTGCGCGAGTTGGCGGCGAAGGGTACTAAGTCGGGGAAGGCCCATCACGACTCGGTCCTGGCGATCGTCTCGGACTGGGGAGACGGGGAAATCGGCGCCGCTGCCGGGCATGGGGACGGAGAGGCGCGCCAGTGA
- a CDS encoding GNAT family N-acetyltransferase → MILSAPERIQASHDVSSFSCGKPGLDAWLKTRALANTEKGFTVVMVVHQSMRVVGYYGLAPTAVIPDSMPRSIRTGQPPSPVPCLLLGQLATDSAWAGRGIGNGLLRHALTRAVLGAGLIGGRALVVNAIDDEAAGFWRRKGFLASRDSPLTLFRSIADIAASLESAGRSPQAIGP, encoded by the coding sequence ATGATCCTGTCGGCTCCTGAGCGAATCCAGGCGTCACATGACGTCTCGTCGTTCTCCTGCGGCAAGCCCGGCCTTGACGCCTGGCTGAAAACGCGAGCCCTCGCGAATACTGAAAAGGGCTTCACCGTCGTGATGGTCGTGCATCAATCCATGAGGGTCGTCGGCTATTATGGACTTGCTCCGACGGCGGTCATTCCCGACTCCATGCCGCGATCCATCCGGACAGGCCAGCCCCCCTCGCCCGTGCCCTGCCTCCTGCTCGGCCAGTTGGCGACGGACTCGGCCTGGGCCGGGCGCGGGATCGGGAACGGCCTGCTCCGGCATGCCTTGACCCGCGCGGTGCTCGGCGCCGGACTGATCGGCGGACGCGCGCTGGTGGTCAACGCCATCGACGACGAAGCGGCGGGTTTCTGGCGGAGAAAGGGGTTCCTGGCCTCCAGGGACAGTCCGCTCACCCTGTTCCGATCGATCGCCGACATAGCGGCGTCGCTTGAATCGGCCGGCCGGAGTCCGCAGGCGATCGGACCGTAA
- a CDS encoding terminase small subunit: protein MSQTTPAAAPASAYSPLPHRQEAFARHVASGRSFSQAARLSGYAWNSARQTGSRLMRDPGVAARVVELTAIEDTRRRAELGELVAAAKRVLLDAMEKQQHFAALRAIDQIARLRSLDGPQADARRAAFDDDPDDAEEAGGPVSSIADPDALFEPPMPPAVAAPVEPAPEDPEKAHAKAVKLQNRRYSKCYDLVMSRHPDIKARLRDAQDVSLYFDQEYRLLPPELWPAGKPQAVPKMTNVNESGHAPGGRPS from the coding sequence ATGAGCCAGACCACCCCCGCCGCCGCCCCGGCCTCCGCATACTCCCCCCTCCCGCACCGGCAGGAAGCCTTCGCCCGCCATGTGGCATCCGGCCGAAGCTTCAGCCAAGCCGCCCGGCTCTCCGGCTATGCGTGGAACAGCGCGCGCCAGACTGGATCGCGCCTGATGCGGGACCCAGGCGTCGCCGCCCGCGTGGTCGAACTCACCGCCATCGAGGATACCCGCCGCCGCGCCGAGCTGGGCGAACTGGTCGCGGCGGCCAAGCGGGTGCTGCTCGACGCCATGGAGAAGCAGCAGCATTTCGCGGCGCTCCGCGCAATCGACCAGATCGCCCGCCTGCGCAGCCTGGACGGCCCGCAGGCCGACGCCCGCCGCGCCGCCTTCGACGACGATCCCGACGACGCCGAAGAGGCCGGCGGACCCGTCAGCAGCATCGCCGACCCCGACGCCCTGTTCGAGCCGCCGATGCCCCCCGCCGTCGCGGCCCCGGTCGAGCCCGCGCCCGAGGACCCGGAGAAGGCGCACGCCAAGGCCGTCAAGCTGCAGAACCGGCGCTACAGCAAATGCTATGACCTGGTCATGTCCAGGCATCCCGACATCAAGGCGAGGCTCCGCGACGCCCAGGACGTGTCGCTCTACTTCGACCAGGAATACCGCCTGCTGCCGCCCGAACTCTGGCCCGCCGGCAAGCCCCAGGCCGTGCCGAAGATGACGAATGTGAACGAAAGCGGCCATGCCCCGGGGGGCCGCCCGTCCTGA
- a CDS encoding COR domain-containing protein produces MAIALARIAEEKQKLTGKLDLGGLDLTSLPDPLFGLKHLRELNVGNSTLRGLEPIPNRINAQKEKIKLLSSLRILSVAASDVSDLDFLRELPDLLELNCSNTKVRDVTPLATLHNLQRLYCYETPVSDLAPLTSLGKLEALFCDDTEVSDLTPLASLRGLRKLGFGKTLVSDLSPLAALQDLQSLDCSGTPVSTLKPLASFRNLERLVCVRTRVPDLTPLTSLKSLKWLFCAHTPVSDLAPLKFLEELSLLDCKVTGISDLKYLANLRKVRNIDCSGTRVSDLRPLVSLKELTVLSISNTRVSDLRPLASLGKLRELSCDYTSVSDLKPLASLVELRELRCGRTGISNLAPLASLAKLRVLDCRDTCVSDLTPLSALDSLEFLICNHTDVSDLTPLLPLGKLVSISFSECRLQPLPRGLLEKPSLKFATLHGTHVPGVPPTGILSNDFFDNCLERLRAHFTDLDADAEIVPDVKLMLLGNGGAGKTQIARWLAGQPFDEAWNSTHGIEIITAALPGDPPIRLHAWDFGGQDIYHGTHALFLRSPAILVLVWATDTETRESHRQGGMTFRDHPLDYWIDLARHQGDHRSPMIIVQTKCDTQKLETRKLPGRTDVLDELPYCKTLHVSTREGRGKAAFDEALREAAGWLRDPERVGPVRIGAGRLRVQRRLEALRESHRNLPADRRRHRLMGMDAFESLCAEQGGVSSPAHLLTYLDANGTVFYRPGLFGDRIVLDQAWALDAIYAVFDRERCLREIRRSDGRFTRPMLADLVWREYGEDEQKLFLGMMRSCGICFMHRRSEDPNGWDEADGEYIAPDLLPERAAVENRLSWRWNADAPGETAVFRYPILHGGMIRTLMARVGEMAGQDALYWQGGFCVHEATTGSWLLIEQEMTGRWQGEIRVRTQCGQAVALLDRMVRLVERTQTRLGLQSEERTTGTVSPPVVAEVPEQEAPEQEAMTFGPARPGNPHAPEWYVSYAWGEDTTREGRERERVVDELCAAAEKRGRRILRDKNVLGLGDSIPDFMRRIGEGKRIFVILSDKYVHSPYCMLELTEIWRTSRQQERDFLERIRILVLPDAPRIDRPVERVKLAAYWKKEHDDLNALVQEHGAGVFGDTDHRQLKQMQRFYAEVSDILAALSSQVRPRTVEQLIEWGFDDPKN; encoded by the coding sequence ATGGCGATCGCGCTGGCGCGCATCGCCGAGGAGAAGCAGAAGCTTACCGGAAAGCTGGATCTGGGCGGCTTGGACCTTACAAGTCTCCCAGACCCGTTGTTTGGCTTGAAGCATCTACGGGAACTCAACGTCGGAAATTCGACACTACGGGGTCTCGAACCGATACCTAATCGCATCAATGCTCAAAAGGAGAAGATAAAGCTCCTGTCCTCATTGCGAATCCTGTCAGTTGCGGCCTCCGACGTTTCTGATCTCGATTTCCTAAGGGAGTTGCCGGACCTTCTGGAACTGAACTGCTCGAACACAAAGGTGCGCGATGTGACGCCTCTGGCAACGCTTCACAATCTCCAGCGCCTATACTGTTACGAGACCCCCGTATCCGACTTGGCGCCGCTGACATCACTCGGAAAGCTCGAAGCGCTTTTCTGCGACGATACGGAAGTATCCGATCTGACGCCCTTGGCGTCGCTGCGCGGTCTGCGAAAACTTGGTTTTGGCAAGACCTTGGTATCCGACCTGAGTCCTTTGGCAGCGCTTCAAGACCTTCAGTCGCTCGATTGCAGCGGCACTCCGGTATCCACGCTGAAACCTTTGGCGTCGTTCCGCAACCTGGAGCGGCTTGTCTGCGTAAGGACTAGGGTGCCCGACTTGACGCCGCTGACGTCCCTCAAAAGCCTCAAGTGGCTATTCTGCGCGCATACTCCGGTTTCGGATCTTGCACCTTTGAAATTTCTGGAAGAGCTTTCCTTACTGGATTGCAAGGTTACCGGCATATCCGACCTGAAATATCTAGCAAACCTTCGCAAGGTTCGCAATATTGATTGCAGTGGAACGAGAGTCTCTGATTTGCGGCCTCTGGTATCTCTCAAAGAGCTCACGGTGCTTTCCATCAGTAACACACGAGTTTCGGACTTGAGGCCCCTGGCGTCTCTTGGCAAGCTTCGGGAACTCTCCTGCGATTATACGTCGGTCTCGGACCTGAAGCCCCTGGCGTCGCTTGTTGAACTCCGGGAGCTTCGCTGCGGCCGGACGGGGATATCCAATCTGGCGCCGCTGGCATCCCTCGCCAAGCTGAGGGTGCTCGACTGTCGCGACACTTGCGTATCCGACCTGACGCCACTGTCGGCGCTCGATAGCTTGGAATTCCTTATCTGCAATCACACGGATGTTTCCGACCTGACTCCCCTGCTGCCGCTTGGCAAACTGGTCTCGATCAGTTTCTCGGAATGCCGGCTCCAGCCCCTGCCGCGCGGTCTTCTTGAAAAGCCCTCATTGAAGTTTGCAACTCTGCATGGCACTCACGTTCCCGGAGTGCCGCCCACCGGCATCTTGTCGAATGACTTTTTCGACAACTGCCTGGAACGCCTGCGCGCCCATTTCACCGACCTCGACGCCGACGCCGAAATCGTGCCGGACGTCAAGCTCATGCTGCTCGGCAATGGCGGGGCGGGCAAGACCCAGATCGCGCGCTGGCTTGCAGGGCAGCCGTTCGACGAGGCTTGGAACTCCACCCACGGCATAGAGATCATCACCGCCGCGTTACCCGGCGACCCGCCGATCCGGCTGCACGCCTGGGATTTCGGTGGTCAGGACATCTATCACGGCACCCACGCGCTGTTCCTGCGAAGCCCCGCCATCCTGGTGCTGGTCTGGGCGACGGATACCGAAACGCGGGAATCCCATCGGCAGGGCGGCATGACCTTCCGGGACCATCCGCTCGACTACTGGATCGATCTCGCCCGCCATCAGGGCGATCACCGCAGCCCGATGATCATCGTCCAGACCAAATGCGATACGCAGAAGCTGGAGACCCGGAAGCTTCCCGGCCGCACCGACGTGCTGGATGAACTCCCCTACTGCAAGACGCTCCATGTCAGCACCCGGGAAGGCCGCGGCAAGGCGGCGTTCGACGAGGCCCTGAGGGAGGCTGCCGGCTGGCTGCGCGACCCCGAGCGGGTTGGGCCGGTTCGGATCGGCGCGGGAAGGTTGCGGGTTCAGCGCCGGCTTGAGGCGTTGCGCGAAAGTCACAGGAACCTGCCGGCGGACCGGCGTCGGCACCGGCTGATGGGGATGGACGCATTCGAAAGCCTCTGTGCCGAACAGGGGGGCGTTTCCTCACCCGCCCATTTGCTGACCTACCTGGATGCCAACGGCACCGTGTTCTATCGGCCCGGCCTGTTCGGCGACCGGATCGTTCTGGACCAGGCCTGGGCCTTGGACGCCATCTACGCCGTCTTCGACCGCGAACGCTGCCTGCGGGAGATCCGCCGGAGCGACGGGCGTTTCACCCGCCCCATGCTGGCGGATCTGGTATGGCGGGAGTACGGCGAGGACGAGCAGAAGCTGTTTCTCGGCATGATGCGGTCCTGCGGCATCTGCTTCATGCATCGCCGATCCGAAGATCCCAACGGCTGGGATGAAGCCGACGGTGAATACATCGCTCCCGATCTGCTGCCGGAACGCGCCGCCGTCGAGAATCGCTTGTCCTGGCGCTGGAACGCCGATGCTCCCGGAGAGACCGCGGTGTTCCGGTATCCTATCCTGCATGGCGGCATGATCCGGACGCTCATGGCGAGGGTCGGAGAAATGGCCGGGCAGGATGCGCTTTACTGGCAAGGCGGTTTCTGCGTTCACGAAGCGACGACTGGCAGTTGGCTTCTGATCGAGCAGGAGATGACCGGCCGATGGCAGGGCGAAATCCGGGTGAGGACGCAATGCGGCCAAGCGGTGGCATTGCTCGACAGGATGGTGAGACTGGTCGAGCGGACGCAGACCCGCCTGGGCCTGCAATCGGAAGAACGTACGACAGGGACGGTGAGCCCGCCGGTTGTCGCCGAGGTGCCGGAGCAGGAAGCGCCGGAACAGGAAGCGATGACGTTCGGGCCGGCAAGGCCGGGCAACCCGCATGCACCGGAATGGTACGTGTCTTACGCTTGGGGCGAAGACACGACGAGGGAAGGGCGGGAACGGGAGCGCGTCGTGGACGAACTCTGTGCCGCGGCCGAAAAGCGTGGCCGCCGCATCCTGCGGGACAAGAACGTGCTGGGCCTCGGCGACAGCATTCCCGACTTCATGCGCAGGATCGGCGAGGGGAAGCGCATTTTCGTGATCCTCAGCGACAAGTACGTCCACTCGCCTTACTGCATGCTCGAACTTACCGAGATCTGGAGGACCAGTCGTCAACAGGAGCGGGATTTTCTCGAACGGATACGTATCCTGGTCCTGCCCGACGCGCCGCGGATCGACAGGCCCGTCGAACGGGTCAAGTTGGCTGCCTACTGGAAGAAGGAGCACGACGATCTCAACGCCCTGGTTCAGGAGCATGGTGCCGGAGTCTTCGGCGATACCGACCATCGCCAACTGAAGCAAATGCAGCGATTCTATGCCGAGGTCTCCGACATCCTGGCCGCATTGTCCAGCCAAGTACGGCCCCGCACCGTGGAGCAACTGATCGAATGGGGCTTCGACGACCCCAAGAATTAA
- a CDS encoding DUF1778 domain-containing protein — MTGSSRRKDYPISMRLPEADLAVIDRAAGLRGRSRTDFVRDAAVSAAEAVILESSLVRLDPEGFEEFVVAISAPGEPVPAMVKVLARKAPWEEAGGSDDPVGS, encoded by the coding sequence ATGACCGGATCGTCCAGGCGTAAAGACTACCCCATCTCGATGCGTCTTCCCGAGGCCGACCTTGCGGTGATCGACCGCGCCGCCGGCCTGCGCGGGCGGTCGAGGACGGATTTCGTCCGCGACGCGGCGGTCAGCGCCGCCGAAGCCGTCATTCTGGAAAGCAGCCTGGTGCGCCTGGACCCCGAGGGGTTCGAGGAGTTCGTCGTGGCGATCTCGGCTCCGGGCGAACCGGTTCCGGCGATGGTCAAGGTGCTGGCGAGAAAGGCGCCGTGGGAGGAAGCCGGCGGGTCCGATGATCCTGTCGGCTCCTGA
- a CDS encoding thiolase family protein — translation MKNVVIAGFARSPFHFASKGKLARIRPDDLASQVVNGLLKKTGVDAHEIEDIILGCAFPEGEQGFNIAKLVGMLSELPQSVAGTTINRFCGSSMQAIHMAAGAIQMDAGHAFIAGGIESMSRVPMLGFNPMPNPKLADSNPGAYMPMGITAENLAMKFQFTREAQEAFAVESHRKAAAAQESGRFDDEIVAIETPDGIVDKDGCIRADTSAESLKSLKAAFLAEGTVTAGTASPLTDGSSATLVTSEEFARAHGLPVLARIRSIAVSGCDPTIMGYGPVPSTEKALKRAGITVKDLDIVESNEAFAVQAMSVAQALGFDGAKVNLDGGALALGHPLGATGARITGKAAQLLKREGGQFALSTQCIGGGQGIATVLEAV, via the coding sequence ATGAAGAACGTGGTCATTGCCGGATTTGCCCGGTCGCCGTTCCACTTCGCGAGCAAGGGCAAGCTGGCCCGCATCCGGCCGGACGATCTGGCGTCCCAGGTGGTCAACGGCCTGCTGAAAAAGACCGGCGTCGATGCGCACGAGATCGAGGACATCATCCTGGGCTGCGCCTTCCCGGAAGGCGAGCAGGGCTTCAACATCGCCAAGCTGGTCGGCATGCTGTCGGAGCTGCCCCAGAGCGTCGCGGGCACCACGATCAACCGCTTCTGCGGCTCGTCCATGCAGGCGATCCACATGGCGGCCGGGGCCATCCAAATGGATGCCGGGCACGCCTTCATCGCCGGCGGAATCGAGAGCATGAGCCGAGTGCCCATGCTGGGCTTCAACCCCATGCCCAACCCGAAGCTGGCCGACAGCAACCCCGGCGCCTACATGCCCATGGGCATCACCGCCGAGAACCTGGCGATGAAGTTCCAGTTCACCCGCGAGGCCCAGGAGGCCTTCGCCGTGGAGAGCCACCGCAAGGCCGCGGCGGCGCAGGAGTCCGGCCGGTTCGACGACGAGATCGTGGCGATCGAGACGCCAGACGGCATCGTGGACAAGGACGGCTGCATCCGCGCCGACACCAGCGCCGAGAGCCTGAAGTCGCTGAAGGCCGCCTTCCTGGCGGAGGGGACGGTCACGGCGGGCACCGCAAGCCCGCTGACCGACGGCTCGTCCGCCACCCTGGTCACGTCGGAGGAGTTCGCCCGCGCCCACGGGCTGCCGGTGCTGGCCCGGATCAGGTCGATCGCCGTGTCCGGCTGCGACCCGACGATCATGGGCTACGGCCCGGTGCCGTCCACCGAGAAGGCGCTGAAGCGGGCCGGCATCACCGTGAAGGACCTGGACATCGTGGAGAGCAACGAGGCCTTCGCGGTCCAGGCCATGTCGGTGGCGCAGGCGCTGGGCTTCGACGGGGCCAAGGTCAACCTGGACGGCGGCGCGCTGGCGCTGGGCCATCCGCTGGGCGCCACGGGTGCCCGCATCACCGGCAAGGCGGCGCAGTTGCTGAAGCGCGAGGGCGGGCAGTTCGCGCTGTCAACCCAGTGCATCGGCGGCGGCCAGGGCATCGCCACCGTCCTGGAAGCGGTCTGA